CCCCATTATTATAAAAAGAAACATCCTCTCCAAAATAGACCACACTGTTATCGCGATTGCAGATAGCAAAGTAGTTTCTAGCGATCTCGAATAACTTTCCATTCTTGGTTTCTACTTCTTCAACAATTCTCGTAGTTACGCCATTAATCTTTTTGGTTTGGTGAAGTACCGTAATGGTTAAACGAACATCAACACCTTCATCTTTTCCTGCCAAAACCTGCTGAAAACCTGGTTCCAAGACAAAAAATGGATTGCGTCCCGTAGACGAAAACCCCCTGCATTGCTCGAACCTAAAGGTATTGGTATACTTTGGTTCTTGAGCCAAAGAAAACTCAGATTTTGCCAAGAGCGTTGGCAAAGCGATCGCCACAACCAGTATATGTCGAATATCTCTTCTAATCTTCATCTGATTATCCTTAAGCTTCAAGGTAATGTCGCTGTACCTTCAGAAAGTGGAAGAAAGCCTCTACCACTGCTGGCAAAATAGAGGATAAATGTCAAGAAGTTAGCAAGATTCTGTCAGATTTACGTTTCTTTACTTACGCGATCGCTCCCTAACATTTATAGGGGATACATTATTGACGCAAGCAAATATGGCGAAACTTGTGAATATTCCAATCTGTCAACTCCGCGATTCAGACTGCTCAATTGTCTGTCTATTTCTCGGTTTCTATCATTTGGTTGGTCAGCCTGCGTCATAATGTTATTCTCGTATCTTTTGCCAAGATCGCATCTGCATAAATTGAAGAGATGCAGTTAAGTAGGCGCTTTGGTTCGTTAGGTTGGGTCATGATGTCACTACTTCGTATCTATATTTTAAGCAGTGGAAATATATTTTATCCAAATCAATTAGAATTAGTCGAACGAACAGATATTAAAGGATTGGAGACTGCTCAAAGTTGAAAAACAATTAGATATTGCGATGCCGAAGAAAGCGGTGGCTAAGCCATCGCATTTGTGCCTCAACCGAACCTATCCCTCCACTATATTAAGTATCGAAATATGGGAAAACCAACTGGATTTATTGAATTTTTACGAGAAGTAGAAGCCGAAATATCGCCGAGCGATCGCATTCGTAATTGGGATGAGTTTCACATTCCCATGCCTGAAGAGAAACTGCGCCAGCAGGGTGCTAGATGCATGGATTGCGGTACGCCGTTTTGCCATACCGGAACCCTAATTAGCGGGATGGCGAGTGGTTGTCCAATTAATAACCTGATTCCCGAATGGAATGACTTGGTATATCGGGGACTCTGGCGAGAAGCCCTCGATCGCCTCCATAAAACCAATAATTTCCCAGAATTTACAGGTAGGGTTTGTCCGGCTCCCTGCGAAGGTTCTTGCGTCTTGGGCATCCACAATCCCCCCGTCACGATCAAGAGTATCGAACACTCAATCATAGATAAAGGCTGGGAAGAAGGCTGGATCGTCCCGGAACCCCCTACTAAACGGACTGGGAAAAAAGTTGCTGTAGTGGGATCGGGACCTGCGGGACTCTGTGCGGCGGCTCAACTGAATAAAGCAGGGCATTGGGTAACCGTTCTGGAACGAGCAGATCGTCCTGGCGGTTTGCTGATGTATGGCATTCCCAATATGAAACTGGAAAAAGAACGGGTGGTGATGCGTCGCCTCAAAGTTTTAGAACAAGAAGGCGTAGAGTTTAAGTGCAATGTGGAAGTCGGTAAAGATTTGCCCGCCGAAGCCCTGCTAAAAGACTTCGATGCCGTCGTCTTGTGTACTGGAGCCACCAAACCCCGCGATTTACCCATTCAAGGTCGAGATTTAAAAGGTATCCATTTTGCAATGGATTTCCTAACAGCTAACACCCAGGCAGTTTTAGACCAGCACGAAGGCAATGATTTTATCTCTGCGGCTGGTCAAGATGTGGTAATTATCGGCGGTGGGGATACAGGCACTGACTGCGTGGGCACATCCATGCGCCACGGCTGCAAGAGCGTGACTCAACTTGAAATTCTGCCCATTCCTCCCGAAACTCGCGCCTCAGACAATCCTTGGCCCGAATGGCCCAAGATCTACCGCATGGACTACGGACAGGAGGAAGCTGCGGCTAAGTTTGGGGCTGACCCCCGCGCTTATCTAACTACAGCCACTAAGTTTGAAGGCGATGAACAGGGCAATGTTACCGCCATTCATACAGTCCAAGTACAGTGGGAGAAAAACGAGCAAGGTCAGTTTGCCCTCAAACACGTTCCTGGTACTGAAAAAGTCCAACCCGCCCAGCTTGTCTTGCTAGCAATGGGCTTCCTCGGCCCCGAAGAGCCCTTAATCGATGCTTTGGGATTGGAACGCGACCCCCGCAGCAATATTAAAGCTGAGTACGGGAAATATAACACGAGCATTCCTGGGGTTTTTGCGGCTGGAGATTGCCGTCGCGGTCAAAGTCTGGTCGTCTGGGCATTTAATGAAGGTCGCGGGGCTGCTCGCGAATGCGATTTGTACTTGATGGGAAGTACCGATTTACCTTAAATCCTGTGAAAGTTAAGGGGCGCGCGGGCAACCGTAGAAGCCCCTAGCTTTGACTCGGCTAGTCACTCCGTTGCGTCTAGCTACGATTGGATGAGAATACCTCAGAACAAGCAGCAAAGATTAGCTAATACGATAATTTAGCAAATCTAAAGATTAGTAGAAAAACATTTCCAGAACCTGAATGTTATCTTAAACTATTTATTTCGGACTCTAGAGGTAATTATGACGCAGATTTCGCCTCAAACCATCTATGATAATTTAGAGTTTATCGATCGCATAGACATTGCCCAAAGCGCCGCCTATCGCCAGTTAGCTGTAGAAGCATTAGCCGATCCCGAACTAAGTTTAGAATGGCGCAAAGCGATCGCTGATCGCCTCAACCAAGCAAACAATGAACTGACAATCCATTTAGTTGAGGAAGATAGCTACTAGAGAAGTCAGAAGTCAGAAGTCAGGAGTCAGAAGTCAGAAGTCAGAAAAAGTAGGGGCGAAGCATTTGGGCGATAACATCTGATTTTTTGCCAATATTTTTCACCAAATGCTTCGCCCGTACAGGAGTGAAAATCAGTCCATTGACATCGTAGCAGTTTTCAGTTTGACCTCCCCTCTTCCCTACAAGGGAAGGGGGTCAGGTCAAATGCTCAATCTTTGATAAATTTCATCTAAATGGCGGAGATGACGTTGAGGATCGAAGCAAGCATCTAACTCTGTAGCTGAGAGATGACGGGTGACGCGGTTATCTTGAGAAATTATCTGGCGAAAGTCTCCTGATGGCTGATTCCAAGCTTGATGGGCGCAAGATTGGACGACTGCATAAGCATCTTCCCGATTCATGCCTTTTTCAACTAGTGCTAGCAAGACACTTTGACTGAAGACTACCCCGCCATAGCAATTCATGTTTCTTGCCATGTTTTCGGGGTAAACCAACAGGTGTTTCACTAAATCGGTGACATCATCCAACATAAAATGAGTCAAAATACAAACATCTGGCAGGATAACTCGTTCTACAGAACTGTGGGAAATATCTCTTTCATGCCACAAAGCGACATTTTCGAGGGCGGCGATCGCGTGAGAACGCAAAATCCTCGCCATTCCCGTTAGCCTTTCCGAACGGATGGGATTGCGCTTGTGAGGCATCGCTGAAGAGCCTTTTTGCCCTTTAGAGAAGAATTCTTCGACTTCCAACACATCAGTGCGTTGCAGGTTGCGAATTTCCACCGCAAACCGTTCAATGGAAGCGCCCAGCAAAGCTAAGGTTTGGACGAATTCGGCATGGCGATCGCGGGAAATGACTTGAGTCGAGGCTGTATCGGGCTGCAAACCCAGCTTTTGACAGGCGATCGCTTCTACTTGCGGATCGATATTAGCGTAAGTTCCCACCGCACCCGAAATCTTACCTACAGCAATTTCTGTGTGAAGGCGCACCAAGCGATCGCGATTTCGCAACACTTCAGCCAACCATCCAGCTAACTTAAAGCCAAAAGTAATCGGTTCTGCATGAATTCCATGAGATCTGCCAATCATCACCGTAGAACGGTGTTTTTGGGCTTGATAGCGAATGGCTTGCACTAAATCTTCCAATCTTCGCAAGATTAGATCTAAACTAGCGACTAACTGCAAAGCCAAGGCTGTATCCAACACATCAGAACTAGTTAGCCCTAAGTGGATATAGCGCCCAGCCTCTCCCACGTATTCATTTACATTAGTCAGAAAAGCAATCACATCGTGGCGGACTTCAGCTTCAATTTCTAACACCCGTTTCGGGTCAAAATTAGCCTTAGCCTTGATTTCTTCGACTGCTGCTGCCGGAATGTAACCCAATTGGGCTTGGGCTTCGCAAGCGGCGATTTCTACTTGCAGCCAAGTTTTCAATTTATAGTTATCCGTCCACAAGTTGCCCA
Above is a genomic segment from Merismopedia glauca CCAP 1448/3 containing:
- the purB gene encoding adenylosuccinate lyase, which gives rise to MIERYTLPEMGNLWTDNYKLKTWLQVEIAACEAQAQLGYIPAAAVEEIKAKANFDPKRVLEIEAEVRHDVIAFLTNVNEYVGEAGRYIHLGLTSSDVLDTALALQLVASLDLILRRLEDLVQAIRYQAQKHRSTVMIGRSHGIHAEPITFGFKLAGWLAEVLRNRDRLVRLHTEIAVGKISGAVGTYANIDPQVEAIACQKLGLQPDTASTQVISRDRHAEFVQTLALLGASIERFAVEIRNLQRTDVLEVEEFFSKGQKGSSAMPHKRNPIRSERLTGMARILRSHAIAALENVALWHERDISHSSVERVILPDVCILTHFMLDDVTDLVKHLLVYPENMARNMNCYGGVVFSQSVLLALVEKGMNREDAYAVVQSCAHQAWNQPSGDFRQIISQDNRVTRHLSATELDACFDPQRHLRHLDEIYQRLSI
- the gltD gene encoding glutamate synthase small subunit — its product is MPQPNLSLHYIKYRNMGKPTGFIEFLREVEAEISPSDRIRNWDEFHIPMPEEKLRQQGARCMDCGTPFCHTGTLISGMASGCPINNLIPEWNDLVYRGLWREALDRLHKTNNFPEFTGRVCPAPCEGSCVLGIHNPPVTIKSIEHSIIDKGWEEGWIVPEPPTKRTGKKVAVVGSGPAGLCAAAQLNKAGHWVTVLERADRPGGLLMYGIPNMKLEKERVVMRRLKVLEQEGVEFKCNVEVGKDLPAEALLKDFDAVVLCTGATKPRDLPIQGRDLKGIHFAMDFLTANTQAVLDQHEGNDFISAAGQDVVIIGGGDTGTDCVGTSMRHGCKSVTQLEILPIPPETRASDNPWPEWPKIYRMDYGQEEAAAKFGADPRAYLTTATKFEGDEQGNVTAIHTVQVQWEKNEQGQFALKHVPGTEKVQPAQLVLLAMGFLGPEEPLIDALGLERDPRSNIKAEYGKYNTSIPGVFAAGDCRRGQSLVVWAFNEGRGAARECDLYLMGSTDLP